A window of the uncultured Fretibacterium sp. genome harbors these coding sequences:
- a CDS encoding SNF2-related protein, with product MFDEEKRSRLLAAYRALPDLERKLCRFLAVLYVPIAVSNLMKCLNASAIYTPLGIQWGAKVSILPFLERWRDAELTDTVPVRNTVYWYLDRLLAEPLAREAWALGEFRAFDRAIDETMGFSREDAGHFYIPSLSRLYRSYRNAVYEGDVERYQSFAGRKYGGMGDCYGPDHPCNPLTDIVANPLDTNFLMGLEPAVGEHVFFGLLRNTMGEPEVYRRVADTFFAYCRGREIPPRMRFRFAERLFMHGRAEEAQAALSGQEDPDAYALRAFIAFTERGDEAEVIAIYEAGLKVLRGLTGKRLAAFVSWPSILYPVLLFKAGEARKKVAAYVKKAYEWSEGGMEVILSLLWRALSLGREGTDEYDNSLLDTPYVENPGHAWSPISFFALLFSHWTLPVEDDRALAETAGAVAGLLGDLGLDYFRRELLEIYGGKGERPGLPYPLGALLEKRDEWERSLSELQGIGGSPERARTSSNRRLVWEIDWNVSRGRVCALTVTPVEQTLQKRGWSKGRHVALRRLYRKADTVLSLTDQDHRVTSAIRESRDFYGTEYFLDVPQAVFALAGHPLLVRAGTGERVEVFQDEPRLSVRDAGEGYELSVSPFPDPDAPMSFAFSPDGPNRLRVTRFEDRHLRMAQIVGRSGLKLPKTARDALLRTLGSLASVVTIHSDLEGLETDAQTVKADGRLCVQIQPAQDGLDVDAVVRPLGPGSAPCRPGRGGANLFGSQDGRRVQAQRDLDEEREGLRLLREGCPALAEGEQAADEKWRLPDAELALEFLVQLGEMGDAVTVEWPKGQSMRVAAVVSEGSLNVSVREAGDWFGVSGELRVREDLVLNMRTLLERMRSGLGRFIPLGEGEFLALTREFRRRLEALGSLGDARGGEIRVAPLAAGLAAELVEGAGRVDAGPEWRALLDRVAEAERIVPVLPPTFRGELREYQAEGFAWLSRLAHWGAGACLADDMGLGKTIQTLALLVARGAEGPALVVAPTSVCANWLAESARFAPTLDVRELRHGDRERMLAELGPMDLVVTSYGILQNEVERFAEVRWSTVVLDEAQAIKNMGTKRSGAVMKLNAAFRVATTGTPVENRLSELWSLFRFLNPHYLGSFESFNRRFAAPIERDGDRGARQRLRRMIQPFILRRTKEQVLEELPSKTEITLRVEMREEEFAFYEALRRAAVDTFADGGAAGDRRLQIFAELMKLRRACCNASLVDPELRLPSAKQEAFLDILAELRSGGHKALVFSQFVGHLAILRDCLEREGVPYQYLDGSTPPDERRRRVAAFQAGEGDCFLISLKAGGTGLNLTAADYVVHMDPWWNPAVEAQASDRAHRIGQERPVTVYRIVTKNTVEERIVDLHAWKRDLAESLLEESDAAVRLSAEEMLALIRDAH from the coding sequence GTGTTCGACGAGGAAAAACGCTCCCGGCTGCTGGCGGCCTACAGGGCCCTCCCGGACCTGGAACGGAAGCTCTGCCGCTTCCTGGCCGTGCTCTACGTCCCCATTGCCGTGAGCAATCTGATGAAGTGCCTCAACGCGTCCGCCATTTACACGCCCCTGGGGATTCAATGGGGCGCCAAGGTCTCCATTCTCCCCTTCCTGGAGCGGTGGCGGGACGCGGAGCTGACCGATACCGTTCCGGTTCGGAACACGGTGTACTGGTACCTCGACCGCCTGCTGGCCGAGCCCCTCGCCCGGGAGGCCTGGGCCCTCGGGGAGTTCCGGGCCTTCGACCGGGCCATCGACGAGACGATGGGCTTTTCCCGCGAGGATGCCGGCCATTTCTACATACCCTCCCTGTCCCGCCTTTACCGCTCCTACCGGAACGCCGTCTACGAGGGCGATGTCGAACGCTATCAAAGCTTCGCAGGTCGAAAATACGGGGGCATGGGGGATTGCTACGGGCCGGACCACCCCTGCAACCCCCTGACGGACATCGTGGCGAACCCGCTGGACACGAACTTTCTGATGGGGCTGGAGCCCGCGGTCGGCGAGCACGTGTTTTTCGGGCTCCTCCGCAATACGATGGGGGAACCGGAGGTCTACCGCAGGGTGGCGGACACCTTCTTCGCCTATTGCCGGGGGAGGGAGATCCCCCCGAGGATGAGGTTCCGCTTCGCCGAGCGCCTGTTCATGCACGGGAGGGCGGAGGAGGCCCAGGCCGCGCTCTCGGGTCAGGAGGACCCCGATGCCTACGCCCTCAGGGCCTTCATCGCCTTCACCGAGCGCGGCGACGAGGCGGAGGTGATCGCGATCTACGAGGCCGGCCTGAAGGTGCTCCGCGGGCTCACGGGCAAGCGTTTGGCCGCCTTCGTGTCCTGGCCGTCCATCCTCTATCCGGTGCTCCTCTTCAAGGCGGGGGAGGCGCGGAAGAAGGTCGCCGCCTATGTCAAAAAGGCCTACGAATGGTCCGAGGGCGGCATGGAGGTGATCCTGTCCCTGCTGTGGAGGGCCCTGTCCCTCGGCAGGGAGGGGACCGACGAGTACGATAACTCGCTCCTGGACACGCCGTACGTCGAGAATCCGGGGCACGCCTGGAGCCCTATATCGTTCTTCGCCCTGCTCTTCTCCCACTGGACCCTTCCCGTGGAGGACGACCGCGCCTTGGCCGAGACCGCGGGGGCGGTGGCCGGCCTCCTGGGCGACCTGGGGCTGGACTACTTCAGGCGGGAACTGCTGGAGATCTACGGGGGAAAGGGTGAACGGCCCGGGCTGCCCTATCCGCTGGGAGCGCTTCTCGAGAAGAGGGACGAATGGGAGCGCTCCCTCTCCGAGCTGCAGGGGATCGGCGGCTCGCCCGAGCGTGCCCGGACGAGCTCGAACAGGCGCCTGGTCTGGGAGATCGATTGGAACGTCTCCAGGGGCAGGGTCTGTGCCCTGACCGTGACGCCCGTGGAGCAGACGCTCCAGAAGAGGGGCTGGAGCAAGGGCCGGCACGTCGCCCTGAGGCGCCTTTACCGCAAGGCGGACACGGTCCTGAGCCTGACGGACCAGGACCACCGCGTCACGTCGGCGATCCGCGAGTCGCGCGACTTCTACGGCACCGAATACTTCCTGGACGTGCCCCAGGCGGTCTTCGCCCTGGCCGGACACCCGCTCCTGGTCCGAGCCGGCACGGGGGAGCGGGTCGAGGTGTTCCAGGACGAGCCACGCCTCTCGGTGCGGGACGCCGGGGAGGGGTACGAGCTGAGCGTCTCCCCCTTCCCCGACCCGGACGCGCCGATGTCCTTCGCCTTCTCCCCGGATGGGCCCAACCGGCTGCGGGTGACGCGCTTCGAGGACCGTCACCTCCGCATGGCGCAAATAGTGGGCCGGTCCGGGCTGAAGCTCCCCAAGACGGCCCGGGACGCGCTGCTGAGGACCCTGGGCAGCCTGGCCTCCGTCGTGACGATCCACTCCGACCTCGAGGGGCTGGAGACGGACGCCCAGACGGTGAAGGCCGACGGCAGGCTCTGCGTCCAGATTCAGCCCGCGCAGGACGGCCTGGACGTTGACGCCGTCGTGCGCCCCCTGGGGCCCGGGAGTGCCCCGTGCCGGCCGGGCCGTGGCGGGGCCAACCTCTTCGGCTCCCAGGACGGACGGCGCGTGCAGGCGCAGCGCGACCTGGACGAGGAGCGGGAGGGGCTGCGCCTCCTGCGGGAGGGGTGCCCCGCCCTGGCGGAGGGGGAGCAGGCGGCGGACGAGAAGTGGCGACTTCCGGACGCCGAGCTGGCCCTGGAGTTCCTGGTGCAGCTCGGGGAGATGGGGGACGCCGTGACGGTGGAGTGGCCCAAGGGCCAGAGCATGAGGGTGGCCGCCGTCGTCTCGGAGGGGAGCCTGAACGTCTCCGTGCGCGAGGCGGGGGACTGGTTCGGGGTCTCGGGGGAGCTCCGCGTCCGGGAGGACCTGGTGCTGAACATGAGGACCCTCCTGGAGCGGATGAGGTCCGGGCTCGGGCGCTTCATCCCGCTGGGCGAGGGGGAGTTCCTCGCGCTGACGCGGGAGTTCCGCCGAAGGCTGGAGGCCCTGGGGTCGCTCGGCGACGCGAGGGGGGGGGAGATCCGCGTCGCGCCGCTGGCCGCCGGACTGGCCGCGGAGCTGGTCGAGGGGGCCGGCCGCGTCGATGCGGGGCCCGAATGGCGGGCGCTGCTCGACCGCGTCGCGGAGGCGGAGCGCATCGTCCCGGTCCTGCCTCCGACCTTCCGGGGGGAGCTCCGGGAGTATCAGGCGGAGGGGTTCGCGTGGCTCTCGCGCCTGGCTCACTGGGGCGCCGGCGCCTGCCTGGCGGACGACATGGGCCTGGGCAAGACGATCCAGACGCTGGCCCTGCTGGTCGCCCGGGGGGCGGAGGGGCCCGCCCTGGTGGTCGCCCCCACGTCGGTCTGCGCCAACTGGCTGGCGGAGTCCGCGCGCTTCGCCCCGACCCTGGACGTCCGGGAGCTGCGCCACGGCGACCGGGAGCGGATGCTCGCGGAGCTGGGCCCGATGGACCTCGTCGTCACGAGCTACGGCATCCTCCAGAACGAGGTGGAGCGCTTCGCGGAGGTGCGGTGGAGCACTGTCGTCCTGGACGAGGCGCAGGCGATCAAGAACATGGGGACGAAGCGGTCCGGCGCGGTGATGAAGCTGAACGCGGCCTTCCGGGTGGCGACGACGGGCACCCCCGTGGAGAACCGCCTGAGCGAGCTCTGGAGCCTCTTCCGGTTCCTGAACCCGCACTACCTGGGCTCGTTCGAGAGCTTCAACCGCCGCTTCGCGGCGCCCATCGAGCGGGACGGGGACCGTGGGGCCCGTCAGCGCCTCAGGAGGATGATCCAGCCCTTCATCTTGCGGCGCACCAAGGAGCAGGTCCTGGAGGAGCTGCCCTCCAAGACGGAGATCACCCTGAGGGTGGAGATGCGGGAGGAGGAGTTCGCCTTCTACGAGGCCCTGCGCCGGGCAGCCGTGGACACGTTTGCGGACGGGGGCGCGGCCGGGGACCGTCGGCTCCAGATATTCGCGGAGCTGATGAAACTGCGCCGGGCCTGCTGCAACGCCTCGCTGGTGGACCCGGAGCTGCGTCTGCCCTCGGCCAAGCAGGAGGCGTTTCTGGACATCCTGGCGGAGCTGCGCTCGGGCGGGCACAAGGCGCTGGTGTTCAGCCAGTTCGTCGGGCACCTCGCCATTCTGCGGGACTGCCTGGAGCGGGAGGGGGTGCCCTACCAGTACCTGGACGGGTCGACGCCGCCCGACGAGAGGCGCCGGCGCGTCGCGGCGTTTCAGGCTGGCGAGGGGGACTGTTTCCTGATCAGCCTCAAGGCGGGGGGTACCGGTCTGAACCTGACGGCGGCGGACTACGTCGTCCACATGGACCCGTGGTGGAACCCCGCGGTGGAGGCGCAGGCCTCGGACCGGGCGCACCGCATCGGGCAGGAACGGCCGGTCACGGTCTACCGCATCGTGACGAAGAACACCGTCGAGGAGCGGATCGTCGATCTGCACGCCTGGAAGCGGGACCTGGCCGAGAGCCTGCTGGAGGAGTCGGACGCGGCGGTCAGGCTGTCGGCCGAGGAGATGCTGGCCCTGATTCGGGATGCGCATTGA
- a CDS encoding AAA family ATPase, with translation MLERITFDKFTAFEKLDIRFSPGINVFTGENGTGKTHILKAAYAACDIAKSKESFAEKINKDTAILCFSAVNDK, from the coding sequence ATGTTGGAGAGGATTACGTTCGATAAGTTTACCGCCTTTGAAAAGTTGGATATCAGGTTCTCCCCAGGGATCAATGTTTTTACCGGGGAAAACGGGACCGGAAAGACCCATATCCTCAAGGCTGCCTATGCAGCCTGTGATATTGCCAAAAGCAAGGAAAGTTTTGCCGAAAAGATCAATAAAGACACCGCAATTTTGTGTTTTTCGGCCGTAAACGATAAATGA